The Bemisia tabaci chromosome 8, PGI_BMITA_v3 genome has a segment encoding these proteins:
- the LOC109038330 gene encoding uncharacterized protein: protein MPKLKIQVEEHSALSTPEDYNPVIPPNDKSAKDPLGDVSRIDCTSPSMQAPPEACTSPESSVMPGNPSYPSGGSHPQDSNNTRLASVEETQDTSPSSILDSPSALPPKIECEDEKDYESWTNQLHTSIEIKSEPTPQTDESELRLGRGGEEHDLENDGRDFVPMTARVKREDMSSPLPDHSHESWIDLSDTNIEIKSEPPTQTNASESEFVEHIRTHASENPFTCGECSSLFSSESALTTHMQTHDGEIPFNYSHCSSSSSIEDNLKKHMRTQTGNEKLLSCNHCSSSFSSKDDLKMHMRTHTGEKPFSCSHCTACFSHKKSLTAHVRTHTGEKPFSCSHCTACFAQKHTLTEHVRTHTGEEPFSCSHCTACFSHKKSLTAHVRTHTGEKPFSCSHCTACFAQKHTLTAHVRTHTGEKPFSCNHCSSSFSRKDYLKMHMRTHTGEKPFSCSYCSSSFLMKIHLKMHMRTHTGEKPFSCNHCTACFAQKQTLTEHVRTHTGEKPFSCNHCSSSFRSKIHLKRHMRTHTGEKPFSCSHCTACFAQKHTLTAHVRTHTGEKPFSCNHCSSSFSRKDYLKMHMRTHTGEKPFSCSHCTACFSNTSNLSKHIRTHTGEKPFSCSHCTACFAQKQTLTEHVRTHTGEKPFSCNHCSSSFSRKEYLKMHMRTHTGEKPFSCSHCSSSFSRNDNCMVHMRTHTGEKPFSCSHCSAYFSKKITFKRHLRMHSGEKP, encoded by the coding sequence ATGCCGAAGCTAAAAATCCAAGTGGAAGAGCACTCTGCACTCAGCACACCTGAGGACTACAATCCAGTGATTCCACCGAACGATAAAAGTGCGAAGGACCCCCTGGGAGACGTCTCGAGGATTGATTGCACGAGCCCTTCAATGCAGGCCCCACCTGAAGCGTGCACCAGCCCGGAGTCGAGCGTTATGCCTGGCAACCCATCTTACCCGTCCGGAGGAAGTCACCCTCAAGATTCCAACAATACCCGACTTGCATCAGTAGAAGAGACCCAAGACACCTCGCCCTCGTCCATCTTGGATTCGCCCTCCGCTCTTCCCCCCAAAATTGAATGCGAGGATGAAAAAGATTATGAAAGTTGGACTAACCAGCTGCACACAAGCATTGAAATTAAGAGTGAACCCACTCCCCAGACGGATGAGTCAGAACTCAGGTTGGGACGAGGAGGAGAAGAACACGATTTGGAGAATGATGGTCGTGATTTTGTCCCGATGACAGCGCGAGTGAAAAGAGAGGACATGAGCTCTCCACTTCCCGACCATTCTCATGAAAGTTGGATTGACCTGTCAGATACGAATATCGAAATCAAGAGTGAACCCCCTACCCAAACAAACGCGTCGGAATCCGAGTTCGTCGAACATATTCGAACGCACGCTAGTGAGAACCCATTCACTTGCGGCGAGTGTTCGAGccttttttcttctgaaagcgCTTTAACAACACACATGCAAACGCACGATGGCGAGATACCATTCAATTACAGTCATTGCTCCTCCTCATCCAGTATTGAAGATAATTTAAAGAAACACATGCGAACGCAAACTGGTAATGAGAAGCTACTTAGTTGCAATCATTGCTCCTCCTCTTTCAGTAGTAAAGACGATTTAAAGATGCAcatgcgaacgcacactggtgagaagccattcagttgcagtcattgcacggCATGCTTTTCTCACAAAAAGTCTTTAACGGCACATGTTCGCAcacatactggtgagaaaccattcagttgcagtcattgcacggCATGCTTTGCTCAAAAACATACTTTAACGGAACATGTTCGCACGCACACTGGTGAggaaccattcagttgcagtcattgcacggCATGCTTTTCTCACAAAAAGTCATTAACGGCACATGTTCGCAcacatactggtgagaaaccattcagttgcagtcattgcacggCATGCTTTGCTCAAAAACATACTTTAACGGCACATGTTCGCAcacatactggtgagaaaccattcagttgcaatcATTGCTCCTCTTCTTTCAGCAGAAAAGACTATTTAAAGATGCAcatgcgaacgcacactggtgagaaaccattcagttgcagttattgctcctcctctttccttatgaaaattcatttaaagatgcacatgcgaacgcatactggtgagaaaccattcagttgcaatcACTGCACGGCATGCTTTGCTCAAAAACAAACTTTAACGGAACATGTTCGcacgcatactggtgagaaaccattcagttgcaatcattgctcctcctctttccgttcgaaaattcatttaaagaggcacatgcgaacgcatactggtgagaaaccattcagttgcagtcattgcacggCATGCTTTGCTCAAAAACATACTTTAACGGCACATGTTCGCAcacatactggtgagaaaccattcagttgcaatcATTGCTCCTCTTCTTTCAGCAGAAAAGATTATTTAAAGATGCAcatgcgaacgcacactggtgagaaaccattcagttgcagtcattgcacaGCATGCTTTTCTAATACAAGTAATTTATCAAAGCACATCCGgacgcatactggtgagaaaccattcagttgcagtcactgcacggcatgctttgctcaaaaacaaactttaacggaacatgttcgcacgcatactggtgagaaaccattcagttgcaatcATTGCTCCTCTTCTTTCAGCAGAAAAGAGTATTTAAAGATGCAcatgcgaacgcacactggtgagaaaccattcagttgcagtcattgttCCTCCTCTTTCAGCAGGAACGATAATTGCATGGTACAcatgcgaacgcacactggcgagaaaccattcagttgcagtcattgttCGGCTTacttctctaaaaaaataactttcaagAGACATTTGCGAATGCATTCTGGCGAAAAACCCTAG
- the LOC140225189 gene encoding uncharacterized protein: MRTHTGEKPFTCSHCSACFPLKRTLQRHVRTHTGEKPFSCSQCSACFARKGDLKQHMRTHTGEKPFTCSHCSACFARKGDLKQHLRTHTGEKPFTCSHCSDCFALNANLIRHMRTHTSEKPFRCSQCSVCFPRKVTLLNHMRTHTGEKPFRCSHCSVCFTEKGTLKRHMRTHTGEKPFTCSHCSASFALKGNLIKHMRTHTGGKPFICSHCSACFALKENLIPHMRTHTGEKPFTCSHCSVCFTRKGNLIRHLRTHTVEEPLITCSYRPARFAE, from the coding sequence ATGCGAACACAtaccggtgaaaaaccattcactTGCAGCCATTGCTCTGCTTGTTTCCCTCTAAAAAGAACTTTACAACGGCACGTGCGAACCCATACCGGTGAGAAGCCATTCTCTTGCAGCCAGTGCTCGGCTTGTTTCGCTAGAAAAGGAGATTTAAAACAACACATGCGAAcacatactggtgagaaaccattcactTGCAGCCATTGCTCGGCTTGTTTCGCTAGAAAAGGAGATTTAAAACAACACTTGCGAAcacatactggtgagaaaccattcactTGCAGCCATTGCTCGGACTGCTTCGCTCTAAACGCAAATTTAATACGGCACATGCGAACACATACcagtgagaaaccattcagatGCAGCCAATGCTCGGTCTGTTTCCCTCGAAAAGTAACGTTATTAAATCACATGCGAACACataccggtgagaaaccattcagatGCAGCCATTGCTCGGTCTGCTTCACTGAAAAAGGAACTTTAAAACGGCACATGCGAACACATACCGGTGAGAAGCCATTTACTTGCAGCCATTGCTCGGCTTCTTTCGCTCTAAAAGGAAATTTAATAAAACACATGCGAACACATACTGGTGGCAAACCATTTATTTGCAGCCATTGCTCGGCTTGTTTCgctctaaaagaaaatttaataccacacatgcgaacacataccggtgagaaaccatttaCTTGCAGCCATTGCTCGGTCTGCTTCACTCGAAAAGGAAATTTAATACGACACCTGCGAACACATACTGTTGAGGAACCATTAATTACTTGTAGCTATCGCCCTGCACGTTTTGCTGAGTGA